One Sediminicola sp. YIK13 DNA segment encodes these proteins:
- a CDS encoding trimeric intracellular cation channel family protein, whose translation MFYFIIDILGTIAFAISGVLVAIDKKLDLFGVFIIAFVTSVGGGTLRDLLIGNNPVLWLRDPVYLYTIFGTVVFAIVFRARLKYIRKSLFLFDTIGIGLYTMVGIERGISVGLSSIMCIGLGTITACFGGVIRDILCNEIPVIFRREIYATACIFGGVGYFLLRRLPFDDAYAYMAGIIIVIGIRLIAVRFKIALPSIYKAT comes from the coding sequence ATGTTTTATTTCATCATAGATATTTTAGGTACCATCGCCTTCGCTATTTCTGGCGTATTGGTGGCCATTGATAAGAAGTTGGATCTATTTGGGGTTTTCATCATTGCCTTTGTAACTTCTGTAGGAGGAGGTACCCTTAGAGACCTTTTAATTGGGAATAATCCAGTTTTATGGTTGAGGGATCCGGTGTACCTCTACACTATTTTTGGTACAGTTGTCTTTGCCATTGTCTTTAGGGCACGCTTAAAATATATTCGAAAATCACTTTTTTTATTCGATACCATTGGGATAGGCCTTTATACCATGGTGGGTATAGAAAGAGGGATTTCTGTTGGGTTGTCCTCTATTATGTGTATTGGATTGGGAACTATTACCGCTTGTTTTGGCGGGGTGATCAGAGATATTCTTTGTAATGAGATACCGGTAATCTTTAGAAGGGAAATTTATGCCACGGCCTGTATTTTTGGGGGAGTAGGATATTTTTTGTTAAGGCGACTCCCTTTCGACGATGCCTATGCTTATATGGCAGGTATTATCATAGTGATCGGGATCCGATTAATAGCTGTACGTTTTAAGATCGCGCTACCAAGTATCTATAAGGCTACTTAA
- a CDS encoding lysophospholipid acyltransferase family protein has translation MTLFKRNPFGHILFLKKWLIRIMAVITHQRYKKFNKLEIEGSEIIRSLPERNVLFVSNHQTYFADVVAMFHVFNASLSGRENTIKNLGYIWQPKLNMYYIAAAETMKKSLLTKIFAYAGSISIERTWRAEGKDVNRQVKMSDISNIGVALNDGWVITFPQGTTTPWKPLRKGTAHIIKKYRPIVVPVVIDGFRRSFDKKGLRVKKKGILQSIVIKEPLEIDYENESFESIIEKLEYAIEQHPSFLKVISKADLLAYEEENKQRKWKP, from the coding sequence ATGACCCTTTTTAAAAGAAACCCTTTCGGACATATTTTATTTTTAAAGAAATGGCTAATACGCATCATGGCGGTTATTACGCACCAGAGGTACAAGAAATTTAACAAGTTGGAAATTGAGGGTTCTGAGATTATAAGAAGCCTTCCAGAGCGCAATGTGCTTTTTGTGAGCAATCATCAAACTTATTTTGCGGATGTGGTGGCTATGTTCCATGTTTTCAATGCAAGTTTGAGCGGTAGGGAGAACACTATTAAGAACCTTGGATATATATGGCAGCCAAAATTAAACATGTACTACATTGCGGCGGCAGAAACAATGAAGAAAAGCCTGCTTACTAAAATTTTTGCCTACGCTGGTTCCATTAGTATAGAACGTACATGGAGGGCAGAAGGTAAAGATGTGAACAGGCAGGTGAAAATGAGCGATATTTCCAATATTGGGGTGGCCTTAAACGATGGGTGGGTCATTACCTTTCCACAAGGGACCACAACGCCATGGAAACCGTTGCGCAAGGGTACCGCGCATATTATTAAAAAATACAGGCCCATAGTTGTTCCAGTAGTAATAGATGGTTTTAGACGTTCTTTTGATAAAAAGGGATTGCGCGTAAAGAAAAAGGGAATTCTTCAATCCATTGTGATCAAAGAGCCGTTGGAAATTGATTATGAAAATGAATCCTTTGAATCCATCATTGAAAAATTGGAATATGCCATTGAACAGCATCCATCTTTCCTTAAGGTGATATCCAAAGCAGATCTGTTAGCCTACGAAGAGGAGAACAAACAACGGAAGTGGAAGCCCTAG
- a CDS encoding NAD(P)H-dependent flavin oxidoreductase, which yields MENRITELFKIQYPIIQAGMIWASGWRLASTVSNAGGLGIIGAGSMYPEVLREHIQKCQRATKKPFAVNIPMLYPDIDQLMSIVVELGVKIVFTSAGNPKTWTSYLKEKGITVVHVVSSVKFAVKAQEAGVDAIVAEGFEAGGHNGRDETTTLTLIPAVKEKITIPLIAAGGIATGRAMLAVMILGADGVQVGSRFVASYEASSHELFKQKVVEAGEGDTILTLKELAPVRLIKNKFFQDIQNLYAKSPSVEELKQLLGRARAKRGMFEGDMEEGELEIGQVSAIIHDIKPAAEIVADMVAEFKEAKTAVAHL from the coding sequence AATACCCCATCATACAAGCAGGAATGATATGGGCCAGTGGCTGGCGATTGGCCTCAACTGTGTCCAATGCAGGAGGTTTAGGAATCATCGGAGCGGGCTCTATGTACCCTGAAGTATTGCGGGAACACATTCAAAAATGTCAAAGGGCGACCAAGAAACCTTTTGCTGTAAACATCCCCATGCTTTATCCGGACATAGATCAATTGATGTCCATTGTGGTTGAACTGGGAGTCAAGATTGTTTTTACTTCCGCCGGGAACCCTAAAACTTGGACCTCTTATCTAAAAGAAAAGGGCATTACCGTAGTACATGTCGTTAGCAGTGTAAAGTTTGCTGTTAAGGCCCAGGAGGCTGGCGTTGATGCCATAGTTGCGGAAGGTTTCGAAGCAGGGGGGCACAATGGCAGGGATGAAACAACAACCTTGACCTTGATACCGGCCGTTAAGGAAAAAATTACCATCCCTTTGATAGCGGCAGGAGGAATAGCCACAGGTAGGGCAATGTTGGCGGTAATGATCCTCGGTGCCGATGGGGTACAGGTAGGTAGCCGATTTGTAGCAAGTTACGAAGCGTCATCCCATGAGCTTTTTAAGCAAAAAGTGGTGGAGGCAGGTGAAGGGGATACCATTTTGACCTTAAAAGAGTTGGCACCTGTGCGGTTGATCAAAAATAAATTCTTTCAGGACATTCAAAACCTTTATGCTAAATCGCCCTCTGTAGAAGAGTTAAAACAACTATTGGGAAGGGCAAGGGCCAAGAGGGGCATGTTTGAAGGGGATATGGAAGAAGGTGAGTTGGAAATTGGCCAGGTTTCGGCAATTATCCATGATATTAAGCCTGCCGCAGAAATTGTCGCTGACATGGTTGCTGAGTTTAAAGAAGCAAAGACAGCTGTAGCCCATTTATAG
- a CDS encoding pyridoxal phosphate-dependent aminotransferase, translated as MYRKVEESQTLLINTQAKALEAQNKEIIKFGFGQSPFLPPPNVINALKESAHRKEYSSVQGDLNLRKLMSAFHLAHNGLKVDHDNILVAPGSKILLYTIMLAFEKADVLIPVPSWVSYAPQAILAGHHLIKVNTSFEERWRIHPSTIEEAIKNKKHKATILILNYPGNPDGLTYSPSELQELAVVARAHEILVISDEIYGLLTFNHPHESFANYYPERTITTTGLSKWCGAGGWRLGAAFLYDGIEKEFKQALIGIGSETYSCAPTPLQMAAKEAYKSYKDTEDYLHKQTDILQKIGLYCAEKLNAVHIGVHTPQGGFYIFLDFSMHREALSKKGISSSNKLCEVLLTETGVMILPGTAFGFSNDYLGARLAFVDFDLPNKKEEFMLTTDCPRVIKGINLIVNWFATLKILS; from the coding sequence ATGTATAGAAAGGTAGAAGAGTCACAAACCTTATTGATAAACACCCAAGCAAAGGCCTTGGAGGCCCAAAATAAGGAAATCATCAAATTTGGTTTTGGTCAGTCCCCTTTTCTCCCACCCCCCAATGTAATCAATGCCCTAAAAGAATCCGCACATCGAAAAGAATATTCCTCTGTACAGGGGGATTTGAATCTAAGAAAATTGATGTCTGCCTTCCACTTGGCACATAATGGCTTAAAGGTTGATCATGATAACATATTGGTGGCTCCAGGATCAAAAATATTACTTTATACCATAATGCTTGCCTTTGAAAAGGCCGATGTTCTTATTCCTGTGCCCTCTTGGGTGTCCTATGCCCCTCAAGCTATATTGGCGGGACATCATTTGATTAAAGTGAACACTTCCTTTGAAGAACGATGGCGAATACATCCCAGTACTATTGAAGAGGCCATTAAAAATAAGAAACATAAAGCCACCATATTGATCTTAAATTACCCTGGGAATCCAGATGGCTTGACCTATTCCCCTTCTGAATTACAAGAATTAGCGGTAGTAGCTAGAGCTCATGAAATCTTGGTTATTTCAGATGAAATATATGGCCTTCTAACCTTTAATCATCCCCATGAATCTTTTGCCAACTATTATCCCGAAAGAACCATCACCACTACAGGTTTATCTAAATGGTGCGGTGCAGGTGGCTGGAGATTGGGCGCTGCATTTTTATACGATGGGATTGAAAAAGAATTTAAACAGGCCTTGATAGGCATAGGTTCGGAAACCTATTCCTGTGCTCCCACACCTTTACAAATGGCTGCCAAAGAAGCATACAAAAGCTATAAAGACACAGAAGATTATTTACACAAACAAACAGATATACTTCAAAAAATTGGTTTGTATTGCGCCGAAAAATTAAATGCCGTACATATTGGTGTTCATACCCCACAAGGAGGGTTTTATATCTTCTTGGATTTTTCAATGCACAGGGAGGCATTGTCTAAAAAAGGGATCTCCTCATCAAATAAACTCTGTGAAGTTCTTCTTACAGAAACTGGAGTCATGATTTTACCAGGTACTGCCTTTGGTTTTAGTAATGATTATTTGGGCGCCAGATTGGCATTTGTAGATTTTGATCTGCCAAATAAAAAAGAGGAATTTATGTTAACTACGGATTGTCCAAGAGTTATTAAAGGAATTAATTTGATTGTCAACTGGTTCGCTACCTTAAAAATTTTATCCTAA
- a CDS encoding Zn-dependent hydrolase, producing the protein MSFKYVALILVLIFQASFAQQKSIPTEKTLTVNQDRLEASIYELAKFGLKANGETSRVAFTDADIASRTYLINLMKKAGLEVHIDFAGNIIGRREGTDGSKKVIAFGSHTDTVPDGGNYDGCVGSMAALEVALTLYENNMATIHPLEVIIFSNEEGGLLGSRALAGALTPEALMVKNSSGYTQGEGANRLGGDVSKIEEAARKKGELAAFLELHIEQGGILDKENIDIGIVEGIVGIKWWDVAITGFANHAGTTPMNMRKDALLAASKFIIAVNEVTNSFEGKQVGTVGRIAAEPGAPNVIPGKVLLSLEIRDLSSDKIAQVFSGIQQRAKAIAEESGTTIEFHPIDANAKPALTDKTIQEAIATSAKNLGLTQKQMQSGAGHDAQDMALIAPSGMIFVPSKDGISHSPREFTSAEDMANGANVLLNTILKLDRELE; encoded by the coding sequence ATGTCGTTCAAATACGTTGCCCTTATTTTGGTCCTAATATTTCAGGCCAGCTTTGCTCAGCAAAAATCAATTCCTACCGAAAAAACACTGACCGTTAATCAGGATAGATTGGAAGCCAGTATATATGAATTGGCAAAATTTGGACTGAAGGCCAATGGAGAAACCAGTAGGGTGGCGTTCACTGATGCTGATATTGCTTCGCGAACATATCTAATCAATCTAATGAAAAAGGCCGGACTAGAGGTACATATTGACTTTGCTGGAAATATTATTGGTCGCCGCGAAGGCACGGACGGCTCTAAAAAAGTTATTGCTTTCGGTTCCCATACAGATACCGTTCCCGATGGAGGAAATTATGACGGATGTGTAGGCTCAATGGCTGCTTTGGAAGTTGCCTTGACTCTTTATGAGAATAATATGGCTACCATTCATCCATTGGAGGTTATCATTTTCTCCAATGAAGAAGGTGGTCTGTTAGGCAGTCGCGCCCTTGCGGGTGCATTAACTCCAGAAGCACTAATGGTCAAGAACAGCTCAGGATACACCCAAGGAGAAGGGGCAAACCGACTCGGTGGTGATGTCTCCAAAATTGAGGAGGCTGCAAGGAAAAAAGGAGAATTGGCTGCTTTTTTGGAATTACATATAGAACAAGGTGGCATTTTAGATAAAGAAAATATTGACATTGGTATCGTTGAAGGGATTGTGGGCATCAAATGGTGGGATGTAGCAATCACTGGGTTCGCCAACCATGCAGGAACAACGCCAATGAACATGAGGAAGGATGCTTTATTGGCCGCTTCAAAATTTATCATTGCTGTCAATGAAGTCACCAATAGTTTTGAAGGGAAACAAGTTGGTACAGTTGGTAGAATCGCTGCAGAGCCAGGAGCACCCAATGTGATACCCGGGAAGGTACTTTTAAGCTTGGAAATACGGGACCTTTCTTCCGATAAAATTGCTCAGGTTTTTAGTGGAATACAGCAAAGGGCTAAGGCGATTGCGGAAGAATCGGGTACAACCATTGAATTTCATCCAATCGATGCCAATGCAAAACCTGCTTTAACGGATAAGACCATACAAGAAGCTATAGCTACCTCAGCCAAGAATTTAGGACTTACACAAAAACAGATGCAAAGTGGAGCTGGTCATGATGCACAGGATATGGCGCTGATAGCTCCGTCAGGGATGATCTTCGTACCCAGTAAAGATGGAATTAGCCACTCACCCAGGGAGTTTACATCCGCTGAAGACATGGCAAATGGTGCCAATGTTCTTTTAAATACCATTTTAAAATTGGATAGGGAACTGGAATAA
- a CDS encoding GMP reductase: protein MRIEQDIKLGFKDVLIRPKRSNLKSRAQVQLERDFKFLHSDFSWSGIPIIAANMDTVGTFEMALALSGHKLFTAIHKHYSLSQWNQFLKNAPADIVNYIAVSTGTGPSDTKRLATIFKDNPTLKFICIDVANGYSEHFVNFVKQSRTQYPDKVIIAGNVVTGEMVEELLLAGADIIKVGIGPGSVCTTRVKTGVGYPQLSAIIECADAAHGLGGQIISDGGCTSPGDVAKAFGAGADFVMLGGMLAGHDESGGELIERHGHPYKQFYGMSSTTAMDKHVGGVADYRASEGKTVEVPYKGKVEHTLQDILGGLRSTCTYVGAQRLKELTKRTTFIRVAEQENKIYTE, encoded by the coding sequence ATGAGAATTGAACAAGATATCAAACTTGGATTTAAAGATGTGCTGATCCGTCCTAAGCGATCTAATCTAAAAAGTAGGGCACAGGTGCAACTGGAGCGTGACTTTAAATTTCTCCACAGCGATTTCAGTTGGTCAGGTATTCCAATAATAGCTGCGAATATGGATACCGTAGGGACTTTTGAAATGGCATTGGCCCTATCGGGTCATAAATTATTTACAGCCATTCATAAACATTATAGTCTGTCTCAATGGAATCAGTTCTTGAAAAATGCACCAGCTGATATTGTAAATTACATTGCGGTAAGTACTGGTACAGGTCCCAGCGATACAAAACGTTTGGCGACCATTTTCAAAGATAATCCTACATTAAAATTTATCTGTATAGATGTGGCCAATGGGTACTCAGAACATTTTGTGAATTTTGTAAAACAGTCAAGGACCCAATATCCTGATAAGGTCATTATAGCAGGAAATGTAGTAACAGGGGAAATGGTGGAGGAGTTATTGCTCGCAGGGGCGGATATCATAAAAGTTGGCATAGGCCCAGGATCTGTATGTACCACGAGAGTTAAGACCGGCGTGGGTTACCCGCAGTTATCTGCGATCATAGAATGTGCAGATGCTGCCCATGGTCTTGGTGGCCAAATTATAAGTGATGGCGGTTGTACGAGTCCTGGTGATGTTGCCAAGGCTTTTGGTGCCGGAGCGGATTTTGTGATGCTTGGGGGGATGTTGGCGGGACATGATGAAAGCGGTGGCGAATTGATTGAGCGCCATGGTCATCCATACAAACAATTTTATGGGATGAGTTCCACAACAGCTATGGATAAACATGTTGGCGGTGTGGCAGATTATAGGGCCAGCGAAGGAAAGACTGTAGAAGTACCTTATAAAGGTAAGGTGGAGCACACCCTACAGGATATTTTAGGAGGCTTAAGAAGCACTTGTACCTATGTGGGTGCACAACGTCTCAAAGAGTTGACAAAGCGCACTACCTTTATTCGTGTGGCAGAACAGGAGAACAAGATATATACTGAATAG
- a CDS encoding peptidylprolyl isomerase — protein sequence MTLKTFTFYTIVPLFLLSSCKDTTNAKKVPVQPQKTVVTDTVAEREKVEEEEEKFVLTEENAIEFFFNYNKTLKEDTVKLSTNFGDITIELFDDVPYHKANFIYLTKKGYFKDTFFHRIVKNFIIQGGNADNIETGRKRGQIGRYLLPPDTRKGHKHHRGTVSMPSSEIDNPHMLASPFEFFIVVTKPGSYHLDGDYTPFGKVIEGMDVVDKINSQPVGQGDWPLQNIYILNAEVVK from the coding sequence ATGACACTTAAAACATTCACATTCTATACAATAGTACCATTATTTCTTTTGTCTTCTTGCAAAGATACGACCAATGCAAAAAAAGTACCAGTACAACCTCAAAAAACCGTTGTTACCGATACCGTTGCCGAAAGAGAAAAAGTTGAAGAGGAGGAAGAGAAATTTGTTCTTACTGAGGAGAATGCCATAGAGTTCTTTTTTAACTACAACAAAACACTTAAAGAAGATACCGTTAAATTGTCCACTAATTTTGGCGACATCACCATTGAACTATTCGATGACGTGCCCTACCATAAAGCAAACTTCATTTACCTGACCAAAAAAGGATATTTTAAAGACACTTTCTTTCATAGGATCGTCAAAAATTTTATCATCCAAGGGGGCAATGCCGATAATATTGAAACTGGCAGGAAAAGGGGCCAAATTGGAAGATACTTATTGCCTCCCGATACTAGAAAAGGACACAAACATCACCGTGGAACGGTATCCATGCCGAGTAGTGAAATTGATAATCCGCATATGTTGGCGTCCCCATTCGAATTTTTTATTGTTGTCACCAAACCAGGTTCTTACCACTTGGACGGGGATTATACCCCTTTTGGAAAAGTTATAGAAGGAATGGATGTCGTGGATAAAATAAACAGTCAACCAGTAGGTCAAGGAGATTGGCCCCTACAAAACATTTATATCCTAAATGCCGAAGTTGTTAAGTAG
- a CDS encoding tRNA-(ms[2]io[6]A)-hydroxylase: MLGLKLETDPRWVDIVESNIEEILTDHAWCEQKAATNAITIIIQNPEHTDLVTDLLTLAQEELQHFEMVHEIIKKRGYTLGRERKDSYVNELFKFMIKGGTHQQSLVDRLLFSAMIEARSCERFKLLSKKIKDPELAKFYHDLMISEAGHYTTFIGFARQYGEGLDVNKRWAELIKFEGEVIKNYGKSETIHG; this comes from the coding sequence ATGCTTGGCTTAAAATTGGAGACCGACCCACGTTGGGTGGATATAGTAGAATCGAATATTGAAGAGATATTGACGGATCATGCTTGGTGCGAGCAAAAAGCTGCCACCAATGCCATAACCATCATCATTCAAAACCCAGAACATACAGATTTGGTCACCGATCTATTGACCTTGGCACAAGAGGAATTGCAACATTTTGAAATGGTTCATGAAATCATCAAGAAAAGGGGATACACCTTAGGCCGAGAGCGCAAGGACAGTTATGTGAACGAGCTCTTTAAATTTATGATCAAAGGGGGAACACACCAACAAAGTCTGGTGGATAGACTATTATTCTCCGCTATGATTGAAGCCCGTAGCTGTGAACGTTTCAAGCTCTTGTCCAAAAAAATAAAAGACCCGGAATTAGCTAAATTCTATCATGATCTCATGATTAGTGAAGCTGGCCATTACACGACATTTATCGGTTTTGCAAGACAATACGGAGAAGGACTGGATGTAAATAAGCGTTGGGCGGAACTGATCAAATTTGAAGGGGAGGTAATAAAAAATTACGGCAAATCTGAAACTATTCACGGGTAG
- a CDS encoding NUDIX hydrolase: MDFNDFSQRISKIKNLPLPGTESHYKMAPLERINTLQSIELKRKNAKKAAVMALFYPNQSSSTNLLLILRKSYKGVHSNQIGFPGGKVEKEDKDLLHTALRETYEEVGVAPTKVQVIRSLTELYIPPSNFVVHPYVGLYPEVTPFKIQESEVEALVEVSLDEFMDDRTIIYQKLTTSYAQNIDVPAFKLNGYTVWGATAMMLSEVKELFKQVL; this comes from the coding sequence ATGGATTTTAATGATTTTTCTCAACGTATCTCAAAAATAAAAAATCTCCCACTACCGGGAACGGAATCCCATTATAAAATGGCACCGTTGGAGCGGATCAATACCTTGCAATCTATAGAATTAAAAAGAAAAAATGCCAAAAAAGCGGCGGTAATGGCTCTTTTTTACCCCAATCAAAGTTCTAGTACCAATTTACTGCTAATTTTAAGGAAATCGTATAAAGGTGTCCATTCCAATCAAATTGGCTTTCCTGGAGGCAAGGTGGAGAAAGAGGATAAGGATCTTTTGCACACGGCCCTAAGGGAGACCTATGAAGAAGTGGGAGTGGCTCCGACGAAAGTACAGGTCATTCGTTCATTGACGGAACTGTATATCCCTCCAAGTAATTTTGTTGTGCATCCTTATGTTGGATTGTACCCTGAAGTCACACCTTTTAAAATTCAAGAAAGCGAAGTAGAAGCTTTGGTGGAAGTTTCTTTAGATGAATTTATGGATGATAGGACTATCATTTATCAAAAACTGACCACCTCCTATGCACAGAATATTGACGTACCTGCCTTTAAATTAAACGGTTACACGGTATGGGGAGCAACGGCCATGATGTTGAGTGAAGTTAAAGAGCTATTTAAACAGGTACTATAA